The Lutibacter sp. Hel_I_33_5 genome has a window encoding:
- a CDS encoding serine hydrolase translates to MKTIKRFFLLVLTIFLAVILYNYPKLNIIAGYSAKNTASSVFVADRSLTFTDVNDNAFSPINLAKDEVNSNEKSAISSVFGLLTRTAFNREGLGSVLALDKDDINKTYLKPKRTQPNTTTPFPYGNLEPKDSVFTTIGYKTLDSTFDVLFDSINKTRAALVIYKDHIVAERYAEGFTKKSKILGWSMTKSITSTLFGILQTQGKINVQDKAPIEEWKNDERSNITIHNLLQMNSGLAWVEDYNTISDVSKMLFLERDMTQQQIDKSFAGKPNETWNYSSGTTNLLSGILRQQFKTHQEYLDFWYTALIDKIGMNSMLIETDLAGNYVGSSYGWATPRDWAKLGLLYLKNGTWKGEQLFTKEWVDYATTPTPNSDGWYGAQIWLNAGNRYPDVPKNMYFFSGYQGQNVYILPDEELVIVRMGLTKNADVNEFIKGVLSSIK, encoded by the coding sequence ATGAAAACAATAAAAAGATTTTTTTTACTAGTGTTAACCATTTTTTTGGCTGTAATACTTTACAATTACCCAAAACTGAATATTATTGCTGGATATTCAGCAAAAAACACCGCTTCATCAGTTTTTGTAGCAGATAGAAGTTTAACATTTACAGATGTAAATGATAATGCATTTTCACCCATTAATTTAGCAAAAGATGAAGTAAATTCGAATGAAAAATCCGCTATTTCTTCAGTATTTGGATTACTAACAAGAACAGCTTTTAACAGAGAAGGTTTAGGGAGTGTATTAGCTTTAGATAAGGATGATATTAACAAAACGTATTTAAAACCTAAGAGAACACAACCAAATACGACAACACCTTTTCCTTACGGAAATTTAGAACCAAAAGATTCAGTTTTTACAACAATTGGTTATAAAACACTCGATTCAACATTTGATGTATTATTTGATTCGATTAATAAAACAAGAGCAGCTTTGGTAATTTATAAAGACCATATTGTAGCAGAACGTTATGCTGAAGGATTTACTAAAAAATCTAAGATTTTAGGTTGGTCGATGACTAAAAGTATTACAAGTACTTTATTTGGAATTCTACAAACCCAAGGAAAAATAAACGTGCAAGATAAAGCACCAATTGAAGAATGGAAAAATGATGAACGAAGCAATATTACCATCCATAATTTATTACAAATGAATTCTGGTTTAGCGTGGGTAGAAGATTATAATACTATTTCGGATGTTTCTAAAATGTTGTTTTTAGAGCGTGATATGACGCAACAACAAATTGATAAGTCTTTTGCAGGAAAACCAAACGAAACATGGAATTATTCTTCTGGTACCACCAATTTATTAAGCGGAATTTTACGACAACAATTTAAAACGCATCAAGAATATTTAGATTTTTGGTACACCGCTTTAATTGATAAAATTGGGATGAACTCTATGCTAATAGAAACAGATTTAGCTGGTAATTATGTGGGTTCATCTTATGGTTGGGCAACACCAAGAGACTGGGCAAAATTAGGGTTACTTTATTTAAAAAATGGAACTTGGAAAGGTGAACAGCTCTTTACAAAAGAATGGGTAGATTACGCAACCACACCTACACCGAATTCTGATGGTTGGTATGGTGCACAAATATGGTTAAATGCAGGAAACAGATATCCAGATGTGCCAAAAAACATGTACTTTTTTAGTGGTTATCAAGGGCAAAATGTGTATATTTTACCTGATGAAGAATTGGTAATTGTAAGAATGGGTTTAACTAAAAATGCAGATGTTAATGAGTTTATAAAAGGAGTTCTTTCTTCAATAAAATAA
- a CDS encoding T9SS type A sorting domain-containing protein, with protein MKLLIIILFTITTISATNQNRNIAILDMSLRNSETNDSNLFSAEHILKVTGIQYIIKESLIESLDHAIIFCSSEINSKSFSDDEKLSLIDYVAKGGVLITPRMLDADLFSLFNISSFSSTKTNHTINWSKNLSTKNYNWMDDDYEKQISLGDKDLEKVIKTYSYIVDTATSLGTYNNGTTAAFKSPSGKGFTYSFGVSWKDVILRNQFNRDYEAQRTNGNGFEPTQDVFILFIRSIAKEHIQFLTWKHTSPGNSTSTLMITHDVDSSSGMDMMSLFADTEREMNINSNFNITVRYFSDALNSDFYNNRETEINNIINKGHSIGSHSVGHFPDFASSSIFPEGKTGNTKENYTPYNDGKSTENGSVFGECEVSKNMLEKDYSLEIKSFRSGHLAYNNYLINVLDSLGYSYNSSNNANDVLTHFPYQNKMNRSFSGKTSKVYEIPVTISDIFKETPITENNYINKVAVWLDVLKKTDANEAPAVLLIHPNRNYKLEAQKLLLSKLPEGMFVEELNVFGDYWKARETIDITTEISNNMAFVTVSDENKAINNNVSFIINDGQELEDVFIADEDGNSINFLSKKWKTNDLLFYKKDVLRTYLTSSLNVESTPSLNDLLRIFPNPIKDELHIEVDLKHLSKLQIVIRNIQGKTVYKSKSKDYSSGLQHINLSKSTLNIVSGIYFCTLKTGENGSFMKKIIVK; from the coding sequence ATGAAACTTTTAATAATAATACTGTTTACCATAACAACAATTAGCGCAACTAATCAAAATAGAAACATTGCTATTTTAGATATGAGTTTGCGAAACTCAGAAACAAATGATAGTAATTTGTTTTCTGCAGAACACATTCTTAAAGTTACTGGTATTCAGTATATTATTAAAGAAAGCTTAATAGAATCTTTAGATCATGCTATTATTTTTTGTTCATCAGAAATTAATTCTAAAAGTTTTAGTGATGATGAAAAATTATCACTTATAGATTATGTTGCTAAAGGAGGTGTTTTAATTACTCCAAGAATGTTAGATGCTGATTTATTTTCTTTGTTTAACATCTCTAGTTTTTCGAGTACAAAAACAAATCATACTATAAATTGGTCGAAAAATCTTTCTACAAAAAACTATAATTGGATGGATGATGATTATGAAAAACAAATTTCTTTAGGAGATAAAGATTTAGAAAAAGTAATTAAAACCTATAGTTATATTGTTGATACTGCTACCTCTTTAGGAACTTATAATAATGGAACTACTGCAGCTTTTAAAAGCCCAAGTGGTAAAGGTTTTACATATAGCTTTGGGGTTTCTTGGAAAGATGTAATTCTTCGAAATCAATTTAATCGAGATTATGAAGCTCAAAGAACAAATGGGAATGGTTTTGAACCAACTCAAGATGTTTTTATCTTATTTATAAGATCTATAGCCAAAGAACACATTCAATTTTTAACATGGAAACATACCAGTCCTGGTAATTCTACATCAACATTAATGATTACACATGATGTAGATAGTTCTTCTGGAATGGATATGATGTCTTTATTTGCTGACACTGAAAGAGAAATGAATATTAATTCAAATTTTAATATAACAGTCCGTTATTTTTCTGATGCACTTAATTCAGATTTTTATAATAATAGAGAAACTGAAATTAATAATATCATAAATAAGGGTCATTCAATAGGATCACATTCTGTTGGTCATTTTCCAGATTTTGCAAGCAGTAGTATATTTCCTGAAGGCAAAACTGGCAATACAAAAGAAAATTATACTCCTTATAATGATGGAAAAAGTACAGAAAACGGAAGTGTTTTTGGAGAATGCGAAGTATCAAAAAACATGTTAGAAAAAGATTATTCACTAGAAATTAAATCATTTAGGTCTGGACATCTTGCTTATAATAATTATCTAATAAATGTGTTAGATTCATTAGGGTATTCTTACAATTCTAGCAATAATGCAAACGATGTTTTAACACATTTTCCTTATCAAAATAAAATGAACAGAAGTTTTAGTGGTAAAACATCTAAAGTTTATGAAATACCTGTTACAATTTCTGATATTTTTAAAGAGACTCCGATTACTGAGAATAATTATATTAATAAAGTAGCCGTTTGGTTAGATGTCCTTAAAAAAACAGATGCAAATGAAGCACCAGCTGTTTTATTAATTCACCCAAATAGAAACTATAAACTTGAAGCGCAAAAATTATTGCTTTCAAAATTACCTGAAGGGATGTTTGTAGAAGAATTAAATGTTTTTGGTGATTATTGGAAAGCTAGGGAAACCATAGATATCACTACAGAAATATCAAATAATATGGCTTTTGTAACTGTATCTGATGAAAATAAAGCAATAAATAATAACGTAAGTTTTATTATAAATGATGGTCAAGAATTAGAAGATGTATTTATAGCTGATGAAGATGGAAATAGTATTAATTTTCTTTCTAAAAAATGGAAAACAAATGATCTTCTTTTTTACAAAAAAGATGTTTTAAGAACGTATTTAACAAGTTCATTAAATGTTGAATCAACACCAAGTTTAAATGATTTACTTCGAATTTTTCCAAATCCAATTAAAGATGAACTTCATATAGAAGTTGACTTAAAGCATCTTAGTAAACTTCAAATTGTAATAAGAAATATACAAGGTAAAACTGTTTACAAATCTAAATCAAAGGATTACAGTTCAGGATTACAACACATAAATTTATCTAAATCAACTTTAAATATTGTGTCTGGAATTTATTTTTGTACTTTAAAAACTGGTGAAAACGGGAGTTTCATGAAAAAAATAATAGTTAAATAA
- a CDS encoding DUF4114 domain-containing protein yields the protein MKTKIMYLFRITKKMKLYSFIILIIFSSCQTTIEEDALIEAEIEEVPYKINNSTALLSSRINYINRTATIKPIISGLSNGRLQSASNVNGAQELYYWEHVAEVAPLVLQGKTLSATHITLNDDKAYVSYHKQGDEHLGAVEIIDLTNANFPEISTQATFLKSDINAITSGFSGNSSARKVWLAMSDATHGGQLIELETSNGLFTENYKRVNLSNIFKDGVSASANGIAVTDDYLYVTSGKTFGGTIQLRKSDLSPISSEKYSNAKYVAVNGTSNGKKVVSLVTGDNAKIKVDNVDDNLTTETFTIGEIFHQNVVETYRGKSTMEFSPINDNQLYIAKGKDGLALVDVTNGTIKNESKGTMLVAGNTNGVSTDIDYVYAANGSDGISISPHPTTTGEKINPVFYWDLAEEDASANYIIADGEWVFVAKGNGGFKILRKRKKDEYKTITTYNNNGKPDGLEEDKIVCSTLLPNIYANVLPERRNAMRDHPEYFSNPVKNIVVTEETELSLTFIDEGAGYKNVLGYYTYQEGNKPTAEEQLDKIVIFPNASADRSGGELIRGNTMRLLGNFEPGTVISFFLIANGWRDGKITDGYYSQHTDIEFNRSGRQQSIIFYDATCNSTVIAFEDITVPNGDNDFNDAIFEISASNPNALNTASFNQIGN from the coding sequence ATGAAAACAAAAATTATGTACCTATTCAGAATTACTAAAAAAATGAAACTATATAGTTTCATCATATTAATTATTTTTTCGAGTTGTCAAACAACTATAGAAGAGGATGCCTTAATTGAAGCAGAAATTGAGGAAGTACCTTATAAAATTAACAATTCTACTGCGCTTTTATCATCAAGAATTAATTATATCAATAGAACAGCTACCATTAAACCAATTATAAGTGGTTTATCAAACGGGAGATTACAAAGTGCTTCCAATGTTAATGGAGCGCAAGAATTATATTACTGGGAACATGTTGCAGAAGTTGCACCACTAGTTTTACAAGGCAAAACATTAAGTGCAACGCATATTACATTAAATGATGATAAAGCTTATGTAAGTTATCATAAACAAGGAGATGAACATTTAGGAGCAGTAGAAATTATAGATTTAACCAATGCAAATTTTCCAGAAATCAGCACTCAAGCAACCTTCTTAAAATCTGATATTAATGCAATCACTTCAGGTTTTTCTGGAAATTCATCTGCAAGAAAAGTATGGCTAGCAATGTCTGATGCAACTCATGGAGGGCAATTAATTGAATTAGAAACAAGCAATGGTTTATTTACTGAAAATTATAAAAGAGTAAACTTATCAAACATATTTAAAGATGGTGTTTCTGCTTCTGCAAATGGCATTGCTGTAACAGATGATTATCTATATGTTACTTCCGGTAAAACCTTTGGTGGTACTATTCAATTACGTAAAAGCGATTTGTCACCAATATCTTCAGAAAAATATAGCAATGCAAAATATGTCGCTGTAAACGGAACATCAAATGGTAAAAAAGTAGTGAGTTTGGTTACAGGTGATAATGCTAAAATTAAAGTTGATAATGTGGACGATAATCTAACTACTGAAACATTTACTATTGGCGAAATTTTTCATCAAAATGTTGTTGAAACCTACAGAGGGAAATCTACGATGGAATTTTCTCCAATTAATGATAATCAACTTTATATAGCTAAAGGAAAAGATGGATTGGCTTTAGTAGATGTTACAAACGGAACTATAAAAAACGAATCTAAAGGTACTATGTTAGTTGCAGGAAACACCAACGGTGTTTCTACAGATATCGATTATGTCTATGCTGCCAATGGTTCTGATGGTATTTCAATTTCTCCGCATCCAACCACTACAGGAGAAAAAATTAATCCAGTTTTTTATTGGGATTTAGCAGAAGAAGATGCATCTGCAAATTATATAATTGCTGATGGTGAATGGGTTTTTGTAGCCAAAGGAAATGGTGGTTTTAAAATTTTAAGAAAAAGGAAAAAAGACGAGTACAAAACAATAACTACTTATAATAATAACGGAAAACCAGATGGTTTAGAAGAAGATAAAATTGTATGTAGCACATTATTACCTAACATTTACGCTAATGTTTTACCCGAGAGAAGAAACGCTATGAGAGATCATCCAGAGTATTTTTCTAATCCAGTTAAAAACATAGTAGTAACTGAAGAAACAGAATTATCATTAACGTTTATTGATGAAGGTGCTGGTTATAAAAATGTCTTAGGATATTATACTTACCAAGAAGGAAATAAACCAACTGCTGAAGAGCAATTAGACAAAATAGTCATATTTCCAAATGCATCAGCAGATCGTTCTGGAGGAGAATTAATTAGAGGAAATACAATGCGTTTATTAGGCAATTTTGAACCAGGAACCGTTATTAGTTTTTTCTTAATAGCAAATGGCTGGAGGGATGGAAAAATAACGGATGGTTATTATTCTCAACATACAGATATTGAATTTAATAGAAGTGGAAGACAGCAAAGTATTATTTTTTATGATGCAACATGTAATTCTACTGTGATTGCTTTTGAAGACATTACGGTACCAAACGGTGATAATGATTTTAACGATGCGATATTTGAAATCTCGGCATCAAATCCTAATGCATTAAACACAGCAAGTTTTAATCAAATAGGAAACTAA
- a CDS encoding glycosyltransferase has translation MIFLSVHNLVPEYLNYWFVVGLPKFIRVFWYFIIFEFTRYIVIDYIIAFIFYLTGKKRSQKFEEAKRKLFQENPFVSVIIPGKNEGKHLFKLTKSLAEQTFKNFELIIVDDGSDDDTPIIGKNLERLGLIDMFIRNEMRGGKASAANLALRYSKGKYIVHLDADCSFDADAIEKVLLPFYLDNKIAAVGGNVKVRNYKESLCAKLQAIEYLKTVSVGRIITSYLGIYKIISGAFGAFRKDVIDSIGGWDIGPGLDGDITVKIRKSGYKVYFQPEAICLTNAPSKFKVLTKQRLRWDKSIIRFRVRKHKDVYFPTANFNWSNFISLTENVFYNVVLDILWWIYIIDIIVNYSSSLKFIIPMNFTLYLVMSYIQMLSIYIFSERRKEEKYLWPYVSIMTLYTGTYLRIIRTIAYYKEFFFKRSFEDPWNPYKSSIQAKRAGL, from the coding sequence ATGATATTTTTAAGTGTACATAATTTAGTTCCAGAATATTTAAATTATTGGTTTGTAGTTGGTCTGCCAAAATTTATTAGAGTGTTTTGGTATTTCATCATTTTCGAGTTTACCAGATACATTGTGATAGACTATATCATTGCATTTATCTTTTATCTAACAGGAAAAAAAAGAAGTCAAAAATTTGAGGAAGCCAAAAGAAAACTCTTTCAAGAAAATCCATTTGTATCAGTAATTATTCCTGGTAAAAACGAAGGAAAACATTTATTTAAACTCACAAAATCATTAGCAGAACAAACGTTTAAAAATTTTGAATTAATTATTGTTGATGATGGTTCTGATGACGATACGCCTATTATCGGAAAAAACTTAGAACGTTTAGGCTTAATAGATATGTTTATTAGAAATGAAATGCGTGGTGGAAAAGCTTCCGCAGCAAATTTAGCCTTACGTTATAGCAAAGGAAAATATATTGTACACTTAGATGCAGATTGTTCTTTTGATGCAGATGCTATAGAAAAAGTATTACTTCCTTTTTATTTAGATAATAAAATTGCCGCTGTTGGTGGTAATGTAAAAGTGAGAAATTATAAAGAAAGTTTATGTGCAAAACTACAAGCAATTGAATATTTAAAAACTGTTTCTGTTGGTAGAATTATTACCTCTTATTTAGGAATTTACAAGATAATTTCTGGTGCTTTTGGTGCCTTTAGAAAAGATGTAATCGATAGTATTGGTGGTTGGGATATTGGTCCAGGATTAGATGGAGATATAACTGTTAAAATTAGAAAATCTGGTTACAAAGTTTACTTTCAACCAGAAGCAATTTGCCTAACAAACGCACCGTCAAAATTTAAAGTATTAACCAAACAACGCTTACGTTGGGACAAATCGATTATTCGCTTTAGAGTTAGAAAACATAAAGATGTGTATTTTCCTACGGCAAATTTTAACTGGTCAAACTTTATTTCACTTACAGAAAATGTGTTTTACAATGTAGTTTTAGACATCCTTTGGTGGATTTATATTATCGACATTATTGTAAACTACAGTAGCTCGCTAAAATTTATTATTCCAATGAATTTTACACTTTATCTAGTTATGTCTTATATACAGATGTTAAGTATTTATATTTTTTCAGAAAGAAGAAAAGAAGAAAAATACTTGTGGCCTTACGTGTCAATTATGACATTATATACGGGTACATATTTAAGAATCATTAGAACCATAGCTTACTATAAAGAGTTCTTTTTTAAACGCTCTTTTGAAGATCCATGGAATCCATACAAGTCATCTATACAAGCTAAAAGAGCTGGACTGTAG
- a CDS encoding nucleotide sugar dehydrogenase: MNTAIKINKESKGENFPKLAYKKDQLFNNLINKKNSMAVVGLGYVGLPLAVHMASKFKVIGFDLNEGKVLQLLQHKDPCNELSEDEFLGKDINFTANDEILKNAKFYIVAVPTPIDDQKKPNLTPIKSATATIAKYLKKGDCVVFESTVYPGCTEEICVPILERISRLKFNEDFTVGYSPERINPGDKKHTFTKIKKVVAASTKESLETVSKVYEEVVIAGVHKAPTIKVAEAAKVVENTQRDVNIGLMNELSKIFSHLNINTKDVLEAAGTKWNFHNYFPGLVGGHCIGVDPYYLISKAKEMKYTPKLLEQVREVNESMIQHIGVQLERRLFSKRFRKQQVSILVKGIAFKEDVNDIRNSKTAELCLHLISRGFNVDVHDYLVEADEVKSRYGIDIVKTPKKEYDAIILAVDHENYKHLAYYDYLKNGTSETIIFDVKGDKKDRFPEEIYMSL, from the coding sequence ATGAATACAGCAATTAAAATTAACAAAGAAAGTAAAGGGGAAAATTTTCCAAAATTAGCGTACAAAAAAGATCAATTATTTAACAATTTAATCAACAAGAAAAATTCAATGGCTGTTGTTGGTTTAGGATATGTTGGATTGCCTTTAGCAGTTCATATGGCGTCAAAATTTAAGGTTATTGGTTTTGATTTAAATGAAGGAAAAGTATTACAGCTTTTACAACATAAAGATCCTTGCAACGAATTATCTGAAGATGAATTTTTAGGAAAAGACATCAACTTTACAGCCAATGATGAAATACTAAAAAACGCTAAATTTTATATTGTTGCAGTTCCAACTCCAATAGACGATCAAAAGAAACCAAACTTAACACCTATAAAATCTGCCACAGCAACCATTGCTAAATACTTAAAAAAAGGCGACTGTGTTGTTTTTGAATCTACGGTTTATCCAGGTTGTACAGAGGAAATTTGTGTCCCTATTTTAGAAAGAATTTCTAGATTAAAATTTAATGAAGATTTTACGGTTGGTTATTCACCTGAAAGAATTAATCCCGGAGACAAGAAACATACGTTTACTAAAATTAAAAAAGTTGTTGCTGCAAGTACTAAAGAATCTTTAGAAACTGTATCAAAAGTGTACGAAGAAGTTGTGATTGCCGGTGTTCATAAAGCACCAACAATTAAAGTTGCTGAAGCTGCAAAAGTGGTTGAAAATACACAAAGAGATGTAAACATTGGTTTAATGAATGAGTTATCAAAAATCTTTAGTCATTTAAACATTAATACAAAAGATGTTTTAGAAGCGGCAGGTACCAAATGGAATTTTCATAATTATTTTCCAGGCTTAGTTGGTGGACATTGTATTGGCGTAGATCCATATTATTTAATCAGCAAAGCAAAAGAAATGAAGTACACGCCTAAATTATTAGAACAAGTAAGAGAGGTTAATGAAAGTATGATTCAACATATTGGCGTGCAACTAGAAAGAAGGTTATTTTCTAAAAGATTTAGAAAACAACAAGTTAGCATTTTAGTAAAAGGAATTGCTTTTAAAGAGGATGTAAATGACATCAGGAATTCTAAAACCGCAGAATTATGCTTACACCTAATTAGTAGAGGTTTTAATGTTGATGTTCATGATTATTTAGTAGAAGCTGATGAGGTAAAATCTAGATATGGAATCGATATTGTAAAAACCCCGAAAAAAGAATATGATGCTATTATTTTGGCGGTAGATCATGAAAACTACAAGCACTTAGCATACTACGATTATTTAAAAAACGGCACTTCAGAAACTATCATTTTTGATGTAAAAGGTGATAAAAAAGATCGTTTTCCAGAAGAGATTTATATGTCTCTATAA